The Raoultibacter phocaeensis genome contains a region encoding:
- the fusA gene encoding elongation factor G — protein sequence MAKTPLKDTRNIGIMAHIDAGKTTTTERILYYTGKTHKIGEVHDGAATMDWMVQEQERGVTITSAATTTFWEKEGVSYRIQIIDTPGHVDFTSEVERSLRVLDGAVAVFDAVAGVQPQSETVWRQAHRYGVPRIAYINKYDRVGADFFHAIDTMKDRLDAPAIAAQMPMGAEDNFWGVIDLVTMTAWDFKADDKGMTYPEPMDAIPAEFADEAEMRHQELLEAAADCDDDLMEKVLMEEEVSVEELKAAIRKGTIESKMNPVFVGSSYKNKGVQELLDAVVDYLPSPIDVPAIKGVNPDTGEEDERASDPKGPFAALAFKIMTDPFVGKLTYFRVYSGTLDAGSYVINATRDKKERIGRLLEMHSNNRVDIDSCSAGDICAAVGLKDTTTGDTLCDEKAPIILESMEFPDPVIDIAIEPKTKAEQDKLGVALQKLAEEDPTFKVSTNQETGQTIIAGMGELHLEIIVDRLLREFKVEANVGKPQVAYRETATKPVQGAEGKFVRQSGGRGQYGHAVINLIPQEAGDGYEFENKIVGGVIPKEYINPIDKGIQEALNSGVLAGYPVVDIKVELVDGSYHEVDSSEAAFKVAGSMAVKDALKKSSPVILEPMMSVEVETPEEYMGDVMGNLSSRRGQIQGMGDRGNAKTIKAKVPLSEMFGYATDLRSGTQGRAVYTMQFDSYEPVPKNVAEEIISKAGGNA from the coding sequence ATGGCTAAAACACCCCTCAAGGATACGCGCAACATCGGCATCATGGCTCATATCGACGCCGGTAAGACCACGACCACCGAGCGCATCCTCTACTACACGGGCAAGACCCACAAGATCGGCGAGGTTCACGACGGCGCTGCCACCATGGACTGGATGGTCCAGGAGCAGGAGCGCGGCGTAACCATCACCTCGGCGGCCACCACGACCTTCTGGGAAAAGGAAGGCGTGAGCTACCGTATCCAGATTATCGATACGCCCGGCCACGTTGACTTCACCTCCGAAGTCGAGCGCAGCCTGCGTGTTCTCGACGGCGCCGTCGCTGTGTTTGACGCGGTCGCCGGCGTGCAGCCCCAGTCCGAAACCGTGTGGCGCCAAGCGCATCGCTACGGCGTGCCGCGCATCGCCTACATCAACAAGTACGACCGCGTGGGAGCAGATTTCTTCCATGCCATCGACACCATGAAGGACCGTCTCGACGCACCTGCCATCGCAGCTCAAATGCCGATGGGCGCCGAGGACAACTTCTGGGGCGTCATCGATCTTGTCACCATGACCGCATGGGACTTCAAGGCCGATGACAAGGGCATGACCTACCCCGAGCCGATGGACGCGATTCCCGCAGAGTTCGCCGACGAAGCCGAGATGCGCCACCAGGAGCTGCTCGAGGCTGCAGCCGACTGCGACGACGACCTCATGGAGAAGGTCCTCATGGAGGAAGAGGTCTCCGTCGAGGAGCTCAAGGCCGCCATCCGCAAGGGTACGATCGAGAGCAAGATGAACCCGGTGTTCGTCGGTTCCTCTTACAAGAACAAAGGCGTGCAGGAGTTGCTCGACGCCGTAGTGGACTACCTTCCGAGCCCGATCGACGTTCCCGCCATCAAGGGCGTCAACCCCGATACGGGCGAAGAAGACGAGCGCGCTTCCGATCCGAAGGGCCCGTTCGCGGCGCTTGCGTTCAAGATCATGACCGACCCGTTCGTCGGCAAGCTGACGTACTTCCGCGTGTACTCCGGTACGCTCGACGCAGGCAGCTACGTCATCAACGCCACGCGCGACAAGAAGGAGCGCATCGGCCGTCTGCTCGAGATGCATTCGAACAACCGCGTCGACATCGATTCCTGCTCCGCTGGTGACATCTGCGCGGCCGTCGGCCTCAAAGACACCACCACAGGCGATACGCTCTGCGACGAGAAGGCTCCGATCATCCTCGAATCGATGGAGTTCCCCGATCCGGTTATCGACATCGCCATCGAGCCGAAGACCAAGGCCGAGCAGGACAAGCTTGGCGTTGCACTCCAGAAGCTCGCCGAAGAGGATCCGACGTTCAAGGTTTCCACGAACCAGGAAACCGGCCAAACCATCATCGCCGGTATGGGCGAGCTCCACTTGGAGATCATCGTCGACCGTTTGCTGCGCGAGTTCAAGGTCGAGGCGAACGTCGGCAAGCCGCAGGTTGCCTACCGCGAAACGGCTACCAAGCCGGTGCAGGGCGCCGAGGGCAAGTTCGTGCGCCAGTCGGGCGGTCGCGGCCAGTACGGCCATGCGGTCATCAACCTGATTCCGCAAGAGGCGGGCGATGGCTACGAGTTCGAGAACAAGATCGTGGGCGGCGTTATCCCCAAGGAGTACATCAACCCGATCGACAAGGGCATCCAAGAAGCGCTCAACTCGGGCGTGCTCGCCGGATACCCGGTCGTTGACATCAAAGTCGAGCTCGTCGACGGTTCGTATCACGAGGTCGACTCCTCGGAGGCCGCGTTCAAGGTTGCCGGCTCCATGGCCGTCAAGGACGCCCTCAAGAAGTCGAGCCCCGTCATCCTCGAGCCGATGATGTCGGTCGAGGTCGAGACGCCGGAAGAGTACATGGGCGACGTCATGGGCAACCTTTCGAGCCGTCGTGGTCAGATCCAGGGCATGGGCGATCGCGGCAACGCGAAGACCATCAAGGCGAAGGTGCCCCTGAGCGAAATGTTCGGTTACGCGACCGATCTTCGTTCCGGTACGCAGGGTCGCGCAGTCTACACGATGCAGTTCGACTCCTACGAGCCGGTCCCGAAGAACGTTGCAGAAGAAATCATCAGCAAGGCTGGCGGGAACGCGTAA
- the rplD gene encoding 50S ribosomal protein L4: MASIEVKNASGKKVKSADLSASVFGIEPNVHAMHEVVRAQRASWRSGTHNTLTRGQVRGGGKKPWRQKGTGRARQGSTRSPQWAGGGTVFGPHPRSYAIKVPNKVVKLAMRSALSAKLADGELIVIEEFGFEKPSTKQAAAAIKALGCEGRTTVVIADDDVNAYLSLRNLPRVNVIPVAEANTYELIDNKALVFTAAALARIEEVLA; encoded by the coding sequence ATGGCAAGTATTGAAGTAAAGAATGCAAGCGGCAAGAAGGTCAAAAGCGCCGACCTGTCCGCTTCCGTGTTCGGCATCGAGCCGAACGTGCATGCCATGCACGAAGTTGTCCGTGCCCAGCGCGCCTCGTGGCGCAGCGGCACTCACAACACGCTGACCCGCGGTCAGGTGCGTGGCGGCGGCAAGAAGCCGTGGCGCCAGAAGGGTACCGGCCGTGCCCGCCAAGGTTCCACCCGTTCGCCCCAGTGGGCAGGCGGCGGAACCGTGTTCGGCCCCCATCCGCGTTCCTATGCGATCAAGGTGCCGAACAAGGTCGTGAAGCTTGCGATGCGCTCGGCGCTTTCCGCGAAGCTGGCCGACGGCGAACTCATCGTGATCGAGGAGTTCGGCTTCGAGAAGCCCTCGACCAAGCAGGCTGCAGCTGCCATTAAGGCGCTCGGGTGCGAAGGCCGTACGACCGTGGTCATCGCCGACGACGACGTGAACGCGTACCTGTCGCTTCGGAATCTTCCGCGTGTGAACGTGATTCCCGTTGCCGAGGCGAATACCTACGAGCTCATCGACAACAAGGCGCTCGTCTTCACGGCAGCCGCCCTGGCTCGCATCGAGGAGGTGCTCGCATAA
- a CDS encoding UvrD-helicase domain-containing protein — protein MMAQVSYTYEQECCIGRLVGPVDISAGAGSGKTFTLSQRIAHALSPDSHSGIRDIDEVLAITFTDKAASEIKSRVRSTLRANGLFEPALKVDSAWISTIHGMCSRILRTHALMLGLDPGFAVIGDKERDELLDAAINEMVGEDSEIVSRTEFDALFEAFPARSIGFGGGSVFAMVEALIAKAAGMVDGFDGFRTGPAPASPTELAKRLLLACEEVLAAYEGAKTTATLEKNKMSLSNAAEALEAYLLDGDQTIEGFIDVLDQCEFLGKRGCPAEETAEYMNVHAGVAQEAFLAKARPLLDDLLTLAQRAQTAYESRKRALGVLDNDDLLKRALDALSHEEIAAQYRDRFKLVMVDEFQDTSQIQIEIVRRLAGEGLRYLCTVGDAQQSIYRFRGADVNVYKAFRSGLETDEVRESGGEPTLLKLSRNFRSHADVLAFVRTVCSQKQVFGDDFLDLEAAYDGRGYRAAEPRIQLVAATVPQGCSGGTADLAQAEARAIAQYFRRMHDAGHALSDMAVLLGRMAYAEVYAQAIREEGFPCVIAGGSLFHKAREVKVVERLLRVLADLNDTQALFEVLTSEMFELSADDMLDLSTGFDEANGIPLKRNLSKGFAALAECEGELSPGLRHAVMLLRKAQMEIRFKRPSKALMDVLLDSGWIARLEASGAEGSACIANVLKAVRFVETMEEDKAYGIARVAAEFSGMIAAGMKEAPGALSADGQEAVKIMTIHASKGLEFPLVALARFAKGPSGSKSKLSAETIGTETYLSLGAPSACMEKGSLSAKAQAKPYEASDDADPRTAKNLLDYHAALKRVAHREEEAEERRLFYVGATRAKEALAVVMGIKEQKTDPYRAYKGAVEDIRSALFGDELFPADDALADYGGSEPASFVRVAAVAEDAEGEEPTAVIAGDLLEKGAACREAHPSDGYEPSACAEATRRGESACQYAVGAGEIGDLGTVFVPEIEPFGLLDTRAPVRERSGLFSYSSIAEPHDAVASDMHDGAPLAADADKATDLGSAFHRLAQLAALRSPDFARSRFDAVAKTYGIKDVERLRSAVDRWFSSGVCARALGMRVHDAEVPFCAAVAGAGSLEGEIDLFCTDDGRHALIVDYKTGGSAAETDEQLHEKHLLQAQCYAFATLRQGYDSVEFAFVRVERDDPSGVDTLQVVPYRFEQGELEELEAVIAERAEAARAHRE, from the coding sequence ATGATGGCGCAGGTGAGCTACACGTACGAGCAAGAGTGCTGCATCGGTCGGCTCGTCGGGCCGGTCGACATATCGGCAGGCGCCGGCTCGGGTAAGACGTTCACGCTTTCCCAGCGTATCGCCCATGCGCTCTCCCCCGATTCGCACTCCGGCATCCGCGACATCGACGAGGTGCTTGCCATCACGTTTACCGACAAGGCCGCATCCGAAATCAAGAGCCGCGTTCGTTCGACACTGCGGGCGAACGGTCTGTTCGAACCTGCGCTTAAAGTCGATTCTGCGTGGATATCCACCATTCACGGCATGTGCTCGCGCATCCTGCGAACCCATGCGCTCATGCTCGGCCTCGATCCAGGGTTTGCCGTGATCGGCGACAAGGAGCGCGACGAACTGCTCGACGCGGCCATCAACGAAATGGTAGGCGAAGATTCCGAAATAGTGAGCCGCACCGAGTTCGATGCGCTGTTCGAAGCGTTTCCCGCACGGAGCATCGGATTCGGCGGCGGATCGGTTTTTGCGATGGTCGAAGCGCTCATCGCAAAAGCCGCGGGCATGGTCGACGGGTTCGACGGCTTTCGCACAGGCCCTGCACCCGCATCACCGACCGAGCTCGCCAAGCGGTTGCTGCTTGCCTGCGAGGAAGTTTTAGCGGCGTACGAGGGTGCGAAAACCACAGCGACACTCGAGAAAAACAAGATGAGCCTCTCGAATGCCGCCGAGGCGCTTGAGGCCTATCTGCTCGATGGCGATCAGACGATTGAGGGGTTCATCGACGTGCTCGACCAGTGCGAGTTTCTCGGTAAGCGCGGCTGCCCTGCCGAAGAAACCGCCGAGTACATGAACGTCCATGCGGGCGTTGCCCAAGAGGCGTTTCTTGCAAAGGCGAGGCCGCTGCTCGACGATCTGCTCACCCTCGCCCAGAGGGCTCAGACGGCATACGAATCGCGCAAGCGCGCGCTCGGCGTTCTCGATAACGATGATCTGCTCAAACGTGCGCTCGATGCCTTGTCGCACGAAGAGATAGCCGCGCAGTACCGCGATCGCTTCAAGCTCGTCATGGTGGACGAGTTTCAGGATACGAGCCAGATCCAGATCGAGATCGTGCGCCGACTTGCGGGCGAGGGGCTGCGCTATCTGTGCACGGTCGGCGATGCGCAGCAGAGCATCTACCGGTTCCGCGGTGCCGATGTCAACGTGTACAAAGCGTTCCGATCGGGTTTGGAAACCGACGAGGTACGGGAAAGCGGGGGAGAGCCGACGCTGCTCAAGCTGTCGCGCAACTTCAGAAGCCATGCTGACGTGCTCGCGTTCGTACGCACGGTCTGCTCGCAGAAGCAGGTGTTCGGCGACGATTTCCTCGACCTTGAGGCAGCTTACGACGGACGGGGCTACCGCGCGGCAGAGCCGCGCATCCAGCTCGTGGCCGCAACCGTGCCGCAAGGGTGTTCGGGCGGCACTGCCGATCTGGCGCAAGCCGAAGCGCGCGCCATAGCGCAGTACTTCCGCAGGATGCACGATGCGGGCCATGCGCTTTCCGACATGGCCGTGCTCTTGGGCCGCATGGCGTACGCCGAGGTGTACGCGCAGGCGATCCGCGAAGAAGGGTTCCCGTGCGTGATCGCCGGGGGATCGCTCTTCCATAAAGCGCGCGAAGTCAAAGTGGTCGAACGCCTGCTGCGGGTGCTCGCCGATCTGAACGACACCCAAGCACTCTTTGAGGTGCTGACGAGCGAGATGTTCGAGCTTTCGGCCGACGACATGCTCGACCTCTCGACAGGGTTCGACGAAGCGAACGGCATTCCGCTCAAACGCAATTTGAGTAAGGGGTTTGCGGCGCTCGCCGAGTGCGAGGGCGAGCTTTCCCCTGGGCTTCGCCACGCGGTCATGCTGCTTCGGAAAGCCCAGATGGAGATACGTTTCAAGCGGCCTTCGAAAGCGCTTATGGACGTGCTTTTGGATTCGGGTTGGATCGCGCGGCTCGAGGCTTCGGGCGCGGAAGGCAGCGCATGCATAGCAAACGTGCTCAAGGCAGTGCGTTTCGTAGAGACGATGGAGGAAGATAAGGCGTACGGCATCGCGCGCGTCGCCGCAGAGTTCTCGGGGATGATCGCAGCTGGAATGAAAGAAGCACCCGGAGCGCTTTCGGCCGATGGCCAGGAGGCCGTGAAGATCATGACCATCCATGCTTCCAAGGGCCTCGAATTTCCCCTTGTTGCGCTTGCTCGGTTCGCAAAGGGTCCTTCGGGTTCGAAAAGCAAGCTTTCAGCCGAAACGATCGGTACCGAAACGTACCTCTCGCTTGGCGCCCCTTCCGCATGTATGGAAAAGGGATCGCTCTCGGCCAAAGCGCAGGCAAAACCATACGAAGCGTCTGACGATGCCGATCCCCGTACGGCGAAAAACCTCCTCGACTACCACGCGGCGCTCAAGCGCGTTGCCCACCGTGAGGAGGAAGCCGAAGAGCGGCGGCTTTTCTACGTGGGCGCGACACGCGCCAAAGAGGCGCTTGCAGTTGTGATGGGCATCAAGGAGCAGAAGACCGATCCGTACAGGGCCTACAAAGGCGCGGTTGAGGACATCCGCTCGGCCCTGTTCGGCGATGAGCTGTTTCCAGCCGACGATGCGCTTGCGGATTACGGTGGCAGCGAACCCGCTTCGTTCGTGCGCGTTGCGGCTGTTGCCGAGGATGCGGAAGGGGAGGAGCCGACCGCGGTCATCGCAGGGGATCTGCTCGAAAAGGGGGCTGCTTGCCGTGAAGCGCACCCCTCCGACGGCTATGAGCCTTCCGCATGCGCCGAGGCGACTCGCAGGGGCGAATCTGCGTGCCAGTACGCAGTGGGAGCAGGGGAAATCGGCGATCTCGGTACGGTTTTCGTTCCCGAAATCGAGCCGTTCGGCTTGCTTGACACGAGGGCGCCCGTCCGCGAACGATCCGGGCTCTTCTCGTATTCGTCCATCGCCGAACCACACGACGCCGTTGCGTCCGATATGCACGACGGAGCGCCATTAGCAGCCGATGCCGACAAGGCGACCGATCTCGGATCGGCATTCCACCGGCTCGCCCAGCTTGCCGCGCTGCGTTCTCCCGATTTCGCGCGATCCCGTTTCGACGCCGTGGCGAAAACCTACGGTATCAAGGACGTCGAGCGCCTGCGGAGCGCCGTCGATCGTTGGTTCTCGTCCGGGGTGTGCGCCCGCGCGCTCGGCATGCGCGTGCACGATGCCGAAGTTCCGTTTTGCGCAGCGGTTGCGGGGGCGGGAAGCCTTGAGGGAGAAATCGATTTGTTTTGCACCGATGACGGACGACATGCGCTTATCGTGGACTACAAGACGGGCGGGAGCGCGGCGGAAACCGACGAGCAGCTCCACGAAAAGCATCTTCTGCAAGCGCAGTGCTACGCGTTTGCGACGCTTCGTCAGGGCTACGATTCTGTGGAGTTCGCGTTCGTCCGCGTCGAGAGGGACGATCCCTCGGGTGTCGACACGTTGCAGGTGGTACCGTACCGTTTCGAACAGGGCGAGCTCGAAGAACTCGAGGCGGTTATCGCCGAGCGGGCCGAGGCGGCTCGCGCGCATCGGGAGTAG
- the rpsG gene encoding 30S ribosomal protein S7 has product MPRRAAAIRREVQPDATYNNRLVTQLINKVLLDGKKSVAEGIVYGAFDIIEKKTGGDPLAVFKKAMDNVRPTLEVKPKRVGGATYQVPMEVNSRRATTLAIRWIVDFSRKRKEHTMKERLAGEILDASENTGASVKKREDLYKMAESNRAFSHYRF; this is encoded by the coding sequence ATGCCGCGTCGTGCAGCAGCTATCCGCCGCGAAGTGCAGCCGGATGCAACGTACAACAATCGTTTGGTCACGCAGTTGATCAACAAAGTCCTCCTCGACGGCAAGAAGTCCGTCGCCGAGGGCATCGTCTATGGTGCTTTCGATATCATCGAAAAGAAGACCGGTGGCGATCCGCTGGCCGTGTTCAAGAAAGCCATGGACAACGTGCGCCCCACCCTCGAAGTCAAGCCGAAGCGTGTCGGCGGCGCAACGTACCAGGTGCCGATGGAGGTCAACTCCCGTCGCGCCACCACGCTCGCGATTCGCTGGATCGTGGACTTCTCGCGCAAGCGTAAGGAGCACACCATGAAAGAGCGCCTCGCAGGCGAAATCCTCGATGCCTCCGAGAACACCGGCGCTTCGGTTAAGAAGCGCGAAGATCTGTACAAGATGGCCGAGTCCAACCGTGCATTCTCGCACTATCGCTTCTAA
- a CDS encoding type II toxin-antitoxin system RelB/DinJ family antitoxin, which produces MAATQMNTRIDSALKRKGDEVLAKHGYSPSEAVRALWEYAAAHGTIPDFMAEAETAAREAERQRKITLAREGAGMALRLAIDKGLVPPGSTSVFEDISYDELVEMMYLEKLEKYEAMDRG; this is translated from the coding sequence ATGGCCGCAACGCAGATGAATACGCGCATCGATTCCGCACTTAAGCGGAAGGGCGACGAGGTGCTGGCAAAGCATGGGTATTCTCCTTCGGAAGCCGTCCGCGCATTATGGGAGTACGCTGCCGCTCACGGCACGATCCCCGATTTCATGGCGGAAGCCGAAACCGCGGCGCGCGAAGCGGAACGGCAGCGCAAGATCACGTTAGCCCGCGAAGGCGCGGGAATGGCCCTTCGTCTAGCGATCGACAAAGGACTGGTTCCCCCCGGAAGCACGTCGGTATTCGAAGACATTTCCTACGACGAGCTTGTTGAGATGATGTATCTCGAGAAGCTCGAGAAATATGAGGCGATGGACCGTGGCTAG
- the rplC gene encoding 50S ribosomal protein L3, which translates to MITTIYGKKLGMTQIFAEDDRVLPVTVIQAEPNKICQVKTAETDGYEAVQLGFGSIKEKKVNKPMAGHFKKQGTDPVRYLREVRVDAAGDFKVGDEVTVANLNDAKKVHVTGTSKGKGFAGVMRRYNFAGGPGGHGAHFHRAPGSVGQCATPSRVFKGLKLPGHMGCETVTVKNLDVVRIDEDQNLILVKGAVPGGKNAVVRIRMA; encoded by the coding sequence ATGATCACTACCATCTACGGTAAGAAACTGGGTATGACCCAGATCTTCGCCGAGGACGACCGCGTGCTTCCCGTGACGGTCATCCAAGCGGAGCCCAACAAGATCTGCCAGGTCAAAACCGCTGAGACCGACGGCTACGAAGCCGTTCAGCTCGGCTTCGGCTCCATCAAGGAGAAGAAGGTCAACAAGCCGATGGCGGGGCACTTCAAGAAGCAGGGCACCGATCCGGTGCGTTACCTTCGCGAGGTCCGTGTGGACGCTGCGGGCGATTTCAAGGTGGGCGACGAGGTAACGGTCGCAAACCTGAACGATGCCAAGAAGGTTCACGTGACGGGCACGTCCAAGGGCAAAGGCTTCGCAGGCGTTATGCGCCGCTACAACTTCGCCGGCGGTCCGGGCGGCCACGGTGCGCACTTCCATCGCGCTCCGGGTTCGGTCGGCCAGTGCGCTACGCCGTCCCGCGTGTTCAAGGGCCTGAAGCTCCCCGGTCACATGGGCTGTGAAACCGTCACCGTGAAGAACCTCGATGTTGTTCGCATCGATGAAGACCAGAACCTCATCCTCGTGAAGGGCGCTGTTCCCGGCGGTAAGAACGCCGTGGTCCGCATTCGCATGGCATAG
- the rpsL gene encoding 30S ribosomal protein S12: MPTINQLVRKGRSKSAEKSKTPALKGNPQKRGVCTRVFTTTPKKPNSALRKVCRVRLVNGMEVTAYIPGVGHNLQEHSMVLLRGGRVKDLPGVRYKVIRAALDCAAVDNRRQARSRYGAKRPKN; the protein is encoded by the coding sequence TTGCCTACAATCAACCAGCTGGTCCGCAAGGGCCGCAGCAAGTCGGCTGAGAAGAGCAAGACGCCGGCACTGAAGGGCAACCCGCAGAAGCGCGGGGTGTGCACCCGCGTGTTCACCACGACCCCGAAAAAGCCGAACTCGGCTCTTCGCAAGGTCTGCCGTGTTCGCCTCGTCAACGGTATGGAAGTGACCGCCTACATCCCCGGCGTCGGCCACAACCTCCAGGAGCACTCGATGGTGCTTCTGCGCGGCGGCCGCGTGAAGGACCTCCCGGGTGTTCGCTACAAGGTCATCCGTGCGGCGCTCGACTGCGCAGCCGTTGACAACCGCCGCCAGGCCCGTAGCCGCTACGGCGCTAAAAGGCCCAAGAACTAG
- a CDS encoding M20/M25/M40 family metallo-hydrolase: MDTARLLDTFFDLVRIDSPSRHEAQVAAYCADRLKALGCTVRIDATEEATGSDTGNIIAHLPGTVSGHIALSAHMDCVSPCCGVEPVVDSGVVRSAGDTVLGADDKAGISAILEALEAVVADGRPRPAITVVFTVCEELSLLGSGALEADLFDGTVPCFVFDADGAPGSIVLGAPFHYTLRATFLGCAAHAGVEPENGVSAIQMAAEAIASMHLGRLDECTTANIGMVEGGREVNIVPDSCSLAGECRSLYEDRVNAVRDRMTEALTKAAEKFEGSVDIDWRLDYPGVLIDKADEIVEKLFSAARAAGLEPQTTVSGGGADANLLSTKGAKAVTLGIGMTAFHSLDEHIAIADIEGTERFIEAIIAEFAD; the protein is encoded by the coding sequence ATGGATACTGCGCGTTTGCTCGATACGTTTTTCGATCTCGTCCGAATCGACAGTCCTTCGCGCCATGAAGCGCAGGTTGCCGCATATTGCGCAGATCGTCTGAAAGCGCTCGGATGTACCGTTCGCATCGATGCGACCGAGGAGGCTACGGGATCGGATACCGGCAATATCATCGCACATTTGCCCGGCACGGTGTCGGGCCATATCGCGCTTTCGGCTCATATGGATTGCGTGAGCCCGTGTTGCGGCGTCGAGCCGGTTGTCGACAGCGGCGTGGTGCGCTCGGCGGGCGATACCGTGCTCGGAGCCGACGATAAGGCGGGCATCTCCGCCATCCTCGAAGCGCTTGAAGCGGTCGTTGCCGACGGCAGGCCCCGTCCGGCGATCACCGTCGTGTTCACGGTGTGCGAAGAGCTGAGCCTGCTCGGATCAGGTGCGCTTGAGGCGGATCTGTTCGACGGAACCGTGCCGTGCTTCGTTTTCGATGCCGACGGCGCGCCTGGTTCCATCGTGCTCGGCGCACCGTTTCACTACACGCTTCGCGCGACGTTTCTCGGGTGCGCCGCCCATGCCGGCGTTGAGCCTGAAAACGGCGTGTCGGCCATCCAGATGGCAGCCGAAGCCATCGCGTCGATGCATCTCGGGCGCCTTGACGAGTGCACCACGGCAAACATCGGCATGGTTGAGGGCGGGCGCGAGGTCAATATCGTCCCTGACAGCTGCTCGCTTGCAGGGGAGTGTCGCTCGCTCTACGAAGACCGCGTGAACGCAGTGCGCGATCGAATGACCGAAGCGCTGACGAAGGCAGCGGAGAAGTTTGAAGGTTCGGTGGATATCGACTGGCGCCTCGATTATCCGGGCGTGCTTATCGATAAGGCCGACGAGATCGTCGAGAAGCTCTTCTCTGCTGCGCGCGCCGCAGGTCTTGAGCCTCAAACGACGGTGTCGGGCGGGGGAGCCGATGCGAACCTGCTTTCCACGAAAGGCGCGAAAGCGGTTACGCTCGGCATCGGCATGACGGCGTTCCATTCCCTTGACGAGCATATCGCCATAGCAGACATCGAGGGTACTGAACGGTTTATCGAAGCGATAATCGCCGAGTTCGCGGACTAG
- a CDS encoding type II toxin-antitoxin system VapC family toxin — MARVLVDTNVWLDYHGIHETVDNEAFELVDRLSSCGDEICVTPMVLKDFYYLTGLNLKRKEFLEQGGVSERSARAAHEIAWSCTKQIMALSTILPVGSEECGEACALRSVHGDFEDNLLLAAARHCAVEYCATYDKALCRHIPDLCVSPRMLLDILSF, encoded by the coding sequence GTGGCTAGGGTTTTGGTTGATACAAACGTGTGGCTCGACTACCATGGAATTCACGAAACGGTTGACAACGAGGCGTTCGAGCTTGTCGATCGGCTGTCGAGTTGCGGAGACGAGATATGCGTGACGCCGATGGTCCTCAAAGACTTCTATTACCTTACGGGGTTAAACCTCAAACGTAAAGAGTTCCTAGAACAGGGGGGTGTAAGCGAGAGGTCGGCTCGTGCTGCTCACGAAATCGCCTGGAGCTGCACGAAGCAGATCATGGCCCTTTCGACGATTCTTCCGGTTGGCAGCGAAGAGTGCGGCGAGGCGTGTGCGCTTCGCTCCGTCCACGGAGACTTCGAAGACAATCTTCTGCTCGCTGCCGCTCGGCATTGCGCGGTCGAGTATTGCGCAACGTACGATAAGGCGCTTTGTCGGCATATTCCCGATCTGTGCGTTTCTCCCCGTATGCTTCTTGATATCCTCTCGTTTTAA
- a CDS encoding nitroreductase family protein, translating to MLHDAVSQNRTCRRFYENERIDRDTLVDLVDTARLVPSSGNRQPLKYCVVHDPALCARVFDCLSWAAALPDWPGPDQGERPSGYLVILHDKTLVLGELFTAWDEGIALQTIMLAAREKGYAACPIGAFKKKSLSEVLGIDRETLEPDLVVALGRPREEAVIEAMPTDGSPAYWRDDAQVHHVPKRSLDEVLIAQR from the coding sequence ATGCTGCATGATGCCGTTTCCCAAAATCGAACCTGTCGACGCTTTTACGAGAACGAACGCATCGATCGCGATACGCTTGTCGATCTCGTCGATACCGCCCGTCTCGTCCCTTCGAGCGGGAATCGGCAACCGCTCAAATACTGCGTCGTTCACGATCCCGCCCTGTGCGCTCGTGTGTTCGATTGCCTTTCGTGGGCTGCAGCGCTTCCCGATTGGCCGGGTCCCGACCAGGGCGAACGCCCAAGCGGCTATCTCGTCATCCTGCACGACAAAACGCTCGTTCTCGGAGAGTTGTTTACCGCATGGGACGAGGGCATCGCGCTGCAAACGATCATGCTCGCTGCACGCGAAAAGGGATATGCCGCATGCCCTATCGGGGCTTTCAAGAAGAAGAGCCTGTCTGAGGTGCTCGGCATCGACCGCGAGACGCTCGAACCCGATCTCGTAGTTGCGCTCGGCAGACCTCGGGAAGAAGCCGTTATCGAGGCCATGCCCACCGACGGATCGCCCGCCTACTGGCGCGACGATGCCCAGGTGCACCATGTGCCCAAGCGCTCGCTCGACGAGGTGCTCATCGCCCAAAGGTAG
- the rpsJ gene encoding 30S ribosomal protein S10 → MANQKIRIRLKGYDHEIVDQSTKLIVDTAQKTGAKVSGPIPLPTERNMYCVIRSPHVNKDSREQFEMRTHKRLIDILEPTPNTVDSLMRLDLPAGVDIEIKL, encoded by the coding sequence GTGGCTAATCAAAAGATTCGCATCCGCTTGAAGGGCTATGACCACGAGATCGTGGATCAGTCCACGAAGCTCATCGTGGACACCGCTCAGAAGACGGGTGCAAAGGTTTCCGGTCCCATTCCGCTGCCGACCGAGCGCAACATGTACTGCGTGATCCGTTCACCCCACGTGAACAAGGATTCGCGCGAGCAGTTCGAGATGCGCACGCACAAGCGTCTGATCGACATCTTGGAGCCGACCCCCAACACGGTCGATTCCCTGATGCGTTTGGACCTCCCGGCCGGCGTCGACATCGAGATCAAGCTGTAA